The Pseudanabaena sp. BC1403 genome has a window encoding:
- a CDS encoding alanine--glyoxylate aminotransferase family protein, which translates to MEDKLMLMIPGPTPVPEQALLALAKAPIGHRSGDFSKVMADVTAKLKWLHQTTNDVLILTVSGTGAMEAGIINFLSKGDRVLVGDNGKFGERWVEVCQAYGVNAEVIKAEWGKALDPEDFRAKLEADTNKEIKAVIITHSETSTGVLNDLVAINRYVKAHEKALIIVDAVTSLGAMNVPIDELGLDVVGSGSQKGYMIPPGLGFVAVSPKAWEAYKTANLPRFYLDLGKARKDAAKNSTPFTTSVNMVMALQASLDIMQREGLENIFARHLRHREATRAAMKALNLGLLAPDDAASASITSVVPPEGLDAEKIRATIKKKFDIVMAGGQDHLNGKIFRIGHLGFVGDRDILTAIAALEASISALGYTNFTYGAGVKAAIEVLNG; encoded by the coding sequence ATGGAAGATAAGTTGATGTTGATGATTCCAGGCCCAACACCTGTGCCTGAACAGGCGCTGTTGGCACTGGCAAAAGCTCCCATCGGACACCGCAGCGGTGATTTTAGCAAGGTCATGGCAGATGTGACCGCCAAGCTCAAGTGGCTACACCAAACTACTAATGATGTATTAATTCTCACCGTAAGCGGTACGGGGGCAATGGAAGCAGGCATCATTAATTTCCTCAGCAAAGGCGATCGTGTCCTTGTTGGGGATAATGGCAAGTTTGGCGAACGCTGGGTCGAAGTCTGTCAAGCATATGGTGTGAATGCCGAAGTAATTAAGGCTGAATGGGGTAAAGCCCTTGATCCCGAAGATTTTCGCGCCAAGTTAGAGGCGGATACTAACAAAGAGATCAAGGCAGTAATCATTACCCATAGTGAGACCTCGACAGGTGTTCTCAACGATCTTGTCGCAATTAATCGTTATGTTAAAGCTCATGAAAAGGCTTTGATAATCGTTGATGCTGTTACCAGTTTGGGCGCAATGAATGTTCCTATCGATGAATTGGGACTAGATGTAGTCGGTTCTGGTTCTCAAAAAGGCTATATGATTCCTCCTGGCTTGGGATTTGTGGCGGTCAGTCCTAAAGCGTGGGAAGCCTATAAAACGGCAAATCTACCAAGGTTCTATCTCGATTTAGGCAAGGCTCGTAAAGATGCTGCTAAAAACTCCACGCCTTTCACTACTTCGGTGAACATGGTAATGGCTCTGCAAGCTTCGCTTGATATTATGCAACGTGAAGGTTTAGAGAATATCTTCGCCCGTCATCTACGTCATCGTGAAGCAACTCGTGCGGCGATGAAAGCTCTCAATCTGGGCTTACTAGCTCCAGATGATGCAGCTAGTGCGTCAATCACATCGGTAGTTCCACCTGAAGGTTTGGATGCGGAAAAGATTCGCGCCACGATCAAGAAGAAGTTTGATATTGTCATGGCTGGTGGTCAAGATCATCTTAATGGCAAGATTTTCCGCATTGGTCATCTAGGCTTTGTTGGCGATCGCGATATTCTCACTGCAATTGCTGCCCTCGAAGCCTCTATTTCGGCTCTTGGCTACACTAATTTCACTTACGGTGCTGGTGTAAAAGCTGCGATCGAAGTTCTGAACGGTTAA
- a CDS encoding type IV pilin-like G/H family protein has product MRKIIFRENVKTIVVRMFCQAIAIPCITVGLISCNSMGDRAKTSTNYKLAGTWEFKNQDGVKTGIAIFENQNEVDGNVYILSNNSPSGDLSLGKTAIAGKFKVNSSTNPQQLDLVFGDLTTQTIYEIDNDGKLKIANAVPEQPRPTVLDTQPQQLTKVSDSTTVAKDVKILRSPDLVSSSLLIREAEGKSYIRVIMRSQQQIFQEQGQFSQDINQLKSGLSLNSEFYSYKITILGDLVQNNAIPLKDGLKAYTGIVYAIASDDANQKVTKLLLCESNIPTKQIPTKPQNQDEGYKCPSAYTSINP; this is encoded by the coding sequence ATGCGAAAAATAATTTTCCGAGAAAATGTCAAAACTATTGTAGTGAGAATGTTTTGCCAAGCGATCGCAATTCCCTGTATCACGGTTGGATTGATCAGTTGTAATAGCATGGGTGATCGCGCCAAAACCTCAACCAATTACAAACTAGCAGGAACTTGGGAATTCAAAAATCAAGATGGAGTCAAAACTGGCATAGCAATTTTTGAAAACCAAAATGAAGTTGATGGCAATGTCTATATTCTGTCTAATAATTCGCCATCAGGTGATTTGTCATTAGGAAAAACCGCGATCGCAGGTAAGTTCAAAGTCAATTCCAGCACAAATCCTCAGCAACTCGATCTTGTTTTTGGCGATCTCACCACTCAAACTATTTATGAAATCGACAATGATGGAAAGTTGAAAATTGCCAATGCGGTTCCTGAGCAACCTCGTCCCACAGTTTTGGATACTCAACCACAACAATTAACTAAGGTTTCAGATAGTACAACTGTTGCCAAAGATGTCAAAATCTTGCGATCGCCTGATTTAGTTAGCTCATCATTACTAATTCGTGAAGCAGAGGGCAAATCCTATATTCGTGTAATCATGCGATCACAGCAGCAAATATTCCAAGAGCAGGGACAATTCTCTCAAGATATCAATCAGTTAAAATCGGGGCTATCGCTTAATTCAGAGTTCTATAGCTACAAAATTACAATCTTGGGAGATCTGGTGCAGAATAATGCGATTCCTTTAAAAGATGGATTAAAAGCTTATACGGGAATTGTCTATGCGATCGCTAGTGATGATGCTAATCAAAAAGTCACAAAGTTACTTCTATGTGAAAGCAATATTCCCACTAAACAAATCCCAACTAAACCTCAAAACCAAGATGAAGGCTATAAATGCCCAAGTGCTTATACTTCAATCAATCCATAA
- a CDS encoding dCMP deaminase family protein, with amino-acid sequence MTELIENAALKQRPTWDEYFMLLTKLAAMRSTCLAFPVGAVIVKDRQVLATGYNGSPSGSVHCTTQGYCYPDMSDCTVNKDFPSRAVHAEANAIAQAAKHGISTDGASIYVTLEPCISCLKLVVSAGIREVFYETTFNKGNNAALCQSFVNEGLVALKQIKISASVLQRADLFLNSPTSELRLFI; translated from the coding sequence ATGACAGAATTGATCGAAAATGCTGCATTGAAACAACGCCCCACATGGGATGAATACTTTATGCTGCTGACCAAACTTGCTGCTATGCGATCAACCTGTCTAGCTTTCCCCGTAGGTGCAGTAATTGTCAAAGACAGGCAGGTACTTGCTACAGGTTACAATGGCTCACCCTCAGGTTCAGTCCACTGCACTACACAAGGTTATTGTTATCCAGATATGAGTGATTGCACTGTGAACAAAGATTTCCCCTCAAGGGCAGTTCACGCAGAAGCCAATGCGATCGCCCAAGCAGCTAAACATGGAATTTCCACCGATGGCGCGAGTATTTATGTGACTTTAGAACCATGTATTTCTTGCTTAAAGCTGGTGGTGTCGGCGGGTATTCGCGAAGTTTTTTATGAGACGACTTTTAATAAAGGTAATAACGCAGCTCTATGTCAATCCTTTGTAAATGAGGGCTTGGTAGCTCTCAAGCAGATTAAGATATCAGCATCCGTCTTGCAAAGAGCAGATTTATTTCTGAATTCTCCAACTTCTGAACTACGCTTATTTATTTAG
- a CDS encoding RuBisCO accumulation factor 1 has product MPTPVPTLPTDSEGLLRLLRHKEGTWVQWGIACQMLQKMGENSLAIFENTGFEPVQQNQIVVASQVYASLQAGNAAAIVLAHFEQKGSDILNELRVLNQSERVAMATFALEKNLDVLEAKDVVKAIKEASSVANLPEGFTRHPGDAVVLQVLKAAQGKIDPQERTRLIARGLRFAHSEKARSAIERLLTDMANPTKKKAPKLPNFRYDAEDSIPRILPVVGTLPMSSEQFTAVSSANEIEPFGIVHSSGESTWATLPGWFVVHEAEDGVIVSCNTNTLQAAIAQEEVVSSIRDRAEDILVLVDRAQQDWDENGYFAIADEDGNLKFAWFESSPDVKLLGKITLTLRPKRFFDETASQDRWQFEE; this is encoded by the coding sequence ATGCCAACCCCAGTACCCACACTTCCAACTGATTCTGAAGGGCTTTTGAGACTCTTGCGCCATAAAGAAGGCACTTGGGTGCAGTGGGGGATTGCTTGCCAAATGTTGCAAAAAATGGGCGAGAATTCCCTCGCAATTTTTGAAAACACGGGTTTTGAGCCAGTTCAACAAAATCAGATTGTCGTTGCTTCACAGGTATATGCCAGCCTACAAGCAGGTAATGCTGCTGCTATTGTACTTGCCCATTTTGAGCAAAAGGGAAGTGACATTCTCAATGAGTTGCGTGTACTCAATCAGTCCGAAAGAGTAGCGATGGCAACCTTTGCCCTTGAGAAGAATCTTGATGTTTTGGAAGCCAAAGATGTCGTCAAGGCAATTAAAGAAGCTTCTTCAGTGGCAAATTTACCAGAAGGATTTACTCGCCACCCTGGGGATGCAGTCGTATTGCAAGTTCTGAAAGCGGCTCAAGGCAAAATCGATCCGCAGGAACGCACGAGATTGATTGCGCGAGGATTGCGCTTTGCCCATAGCGAAAAGGCAAGATCGGCGATCGAACGTTTGCTCACCGACATGGCTAACCCCACCAAAAAGAAAGCTCCCAAGCTGCCTAACTTCCGTTACGATGCCGAAGATAGTATTCCTCGGATTTTGCCTGTCGTCGGAACTTTGCCAATGTCAAGCGAACAGTTCACAGCAGTTTCCTCCGCTAATGAAATTGAACCTTTTGGGATTGTGCATTCCTCTGGAGAGTCTACATGGGCAACTCTCCCAGGATGGTTTGTGGTACATGAAGCGGAAGATGGAGTGATCGTTTCTTGTAATACAAATACTTTGCAAGCCGCGATCGCTCAAGAAGAAGTGGTTAGTTCAATTCGCGATCGCGCAGAAGATATTTTAGTACTAGTCGATCGCGCCCAACAGGATTGGGATGAAAATGGCTATTTTGCGATCGCTGATGAAGATGGCAATCTCAAGTTTGCATGGTTTGAGTCCTCTCCAGATGTGAAGTTATTGGGTAAAATCACCCTAACTTTGCGACCTAAACGATTCTTCGACGAAACCGCATCTCAAGATCGTTGGCAGTTTGAAGAATAA
- the carA gene encoding glutamine-hydrolyzing carbamoyl-phosphate synthase small subunit yields MATKQAAILVLADGTCYRGYAFGASGTAIGEVVFNTGMTGYQEVMTDPSYRGQIVTFTCPELGNTGVTPEDDESDRPQVRGVIARNITAVPSNWRSRQSLPDYLKAHNVVGIAGIDTRALTRKLRSLGAMNGGISTEILDPEVLLAQVKAAPSMQGQNLAQAASTDRIYEWADKTLPEWEFIEPSQLTGEAMTVVAIDFGVKRNILRRLASYGCRVIVVPADTPAEKILSYNPDGIFLSNGPGDPAAVTQGIETAKALLASDKPMFGICLGHQILGLSMGGDTFKLKFGHRGLNQPAQNQAENADRRVEITSQNHGFALTGESFDESAAKLTHINLNDRTVAGLEHKTLPIFSVQYHPEASPGPHDADYLFERFVNSMREHKNNHKQVAA; encoded by the coding sequence ATGGCAACAAAGCAAGCAGCGATTTTGGTCTTGGCGGATGGTACTTGTTACCGTGGCTATGCGTTTGGCGCATCAGGAACCGCGATCGGCGAAGTAGTATTTAATACTGGTATGACTGGCTACCAAGAGGTAATGACCGATCCCAGTTACCGTGGTCAAATTGTAACTTTTACCTGCCCTGAACTTGGCAATACAGGCGTAACGCCCGAAGATGATGAGTCCGATCGCCCACAGGTGCGTGGCGTAATTGCGCGTAACATTACGGCTGTCCCCAGTAATTGGCGATCGCGTCAGTCTTTGCCCGATTACCTCAAAGCTCATAATGTCGTCGGCATTGCAGGAATTGATACTCGCGCTCTTACCCGTAAGTTGCGATCGCTGGGTGCGATGAATGGCGGTATTTCCACGGAAATTCTTGATCCTGAAGTCTTATTAGCGCAAGTAAAAGCAGCTCCTTCGATGCAAGGTCAAAATCTTGCTCAAGCCGCCTCGACTGATCGCATTTATGAATGGGCTGACAAAACCTTACCTGAATGGGAATTCATCGAACCATCGCAGTTAACTGGTGAAGCCATGACTGTTGTTGCGATCGATTTCGGTGTCAAGCGCAATATTCTTCGTCGCCTTGCTAGCTACGGTTGCCGCGTGATCGTCGTCCCCGCTGACACCCCTGCCGAAAAAATTCTCTCCTACAATCCCGATGGAATCTTCCTATCCAATGGCCCTGGAGATCCCGCCGCCGTCACTCAAGGCATTGAAACCGCTAAAGCGCTGCTAGCTTCTGACAAGCCCATGTTTGGTATTTGCTTAGGACATCAGATTCTCGGTTTATCGATGGGCGGTGACACCTTCAAGCTAAAGTTTGGACATCGTGGACTCAATCAACCTGCCCAAAACCAAGCCGAAAACGCCGATCGCCGAGTGGAAATCACCAGTCAAAATCATGGTTTTGCGCTCACAGGTGAATCCTTTGATGAGTCCGCTGCAAAGTTGACCCATATTAATCTCAACGATCGCACCGTCGCAGGCTTAGAACATAAAACCCTACCTATCTTCTCAGTGCAGTATCACCCTGAAGCCAGCCCCGGTCCTCACGATGCCGATTATCTCTTCGAGCGTTTTGTGAACTCAATGCGCGAACATAAAAATAATCACAAGCAAGTTGCTGCTTAA